From the Bacillota bacterium genome, one window contains:
- the uvrB gene encoding excinuclease ABC subunit UvrB, with product MAGSTFKIYADHNPSGDQPEAIKALVQGLCQGSRYQTLLGVTGSGKTFTIANVIEQVQRPTLVIAPNKILAAQLCSEFKELFPDNAVEYFISYYDYYQPEAYLPHSDTYIEKDSSINDEIDKLRHSATSALLERSDVIIVASVSCIYGLGSPKDYLDQVLSLRKSARISREAIIERLVDIHYQRNEIDFHRGTFRVRGDVLEIIPASFSEAAIRVELFGDEIERIREIDLVSGKVTGERSHVAIFPATHYVTAPDQLLRAIKNIEAELQDRLAYFKKENKLFEAQRLEQRTSFDLEMLQEIGFCSGIENYSRHLDGRDPGSRPATLLDYFPEDILVVIDESHITIPQINGMYRGDLSRKTTLVEHGFRLPSALDNRPLQFEEFESLVNQAIFVSATPGPWELEKSNAIVEQIIRPTGLVDPAVEVRPAEGQVDDLYGEIRKRAEAGQRVLVTTMTKRMAEDLTEYYRDMGIKVRYMHSDINALERMTIIRGLRTGEFDVLIGINLLREGLDLPEVTLVAILDADKEGFLRSDRSLIQTIGRTARNTEGRVIMYADGITSSMRRAIDETERRRRKQLDYNRRYDITPKTIVKPIRSLIEATVAAEEEGRYLGDGFKRMAPGERKQAIDKLRKEMIEASKELAFERAAELRDMIFELEKQ from the coding sequence TTGGCCGGCAGTACTTTCAAAATATATGCAGATCACAACCCATCCGGAGATCAACCGGAAGCAATTAAAGCCCTGGTGCAAGGATTGTGCCAGGGCTCCCGTTACCAGACGCTTCTGGGGGTAACCGGATCCGGTAAAACATTTACAATTGCCAATGTAATTGAACAGGTTCAGCGGCCAACCCTGGTTATCGCTCCTAATAAAATTCTGGCTGCTCAGCTGTGCAGCGAATTCAAAGAGCTTTTCCCGGATAATGCAGTTGAATATTTCATCAGTTATTATGATTATTACCAGCCTGAAGCATATTTGCCGCACAGTGATACATATATCGAGAAGGATTCCTCTATCAATGATGAGATAGATAAATTGCGTCATTCGGCAACAAGCGCTCTTCTTGAAAGATCTGATGTAATCATTGTTGCTTCAGTTTCCTGTATTTACGGACTCGGCTCGCCCAAGGATTATCTTGATCAGGTTTTATCTCTGCGTAAAAGTGCCAGAATCAGCCGGGAAGCGATCATCGAGCGGCTCGTAGATATTCATTATCAGCGTAATGAAATCGACTTCCACCGGGGAACATTTCGGGTCAGGGGAGATGTTCTCGAAATTATCCCTGCTTCTTTCTCTGAAGCTGCAATCCGGGTGGAACTTTTTGGCGATGAAATTGAACGAATCAGGGAAATTGATCTAGTCAGTGGAAAGGTTACCGGTGAACGAAGTCATGTAGCAATATTCCCTGCAACACATTATGTAACCGCTCCCGATCAGCTGCTGCGTGCTATAAAAAATATTGAAGCTGAATTGCAGGATAGGTTAGCCTATTTTAAAAAAGAAAATAAACTGTTTGAAGCCCAACGACTTGAACAGCGTACTTCCTTCGACCTGGAAATGCTGCAGGAAATAGGTTTTTGCAGCGGTATCGAAAATTATTCTCGTCATTTAGATGGACGTGATCCAGGAAGCCGCCCGGCAACCCTGCTTGACTATTTCCCGGAAGATATCCTTGTGGTCATTGATGAATCACACATTACAATTCCCCAGATCAACGGTATGTACCGTGGGGACCTATCCAGGAAAACAACCCTGGTGGAGCATGGCTTCAGGCTGCCGTCAGCTCTTGATAACCGTCCGCTGCAATTTGAAGAGTTTGAATCACTTGTCAACCAGGCAATATTTGTTTCAGCGACTCCCGGTCCCTGGGAATTGGAGAAAAGCAATGCGATAGTAGAACAGATTATCAGGCCAACCGGCCTGGTAGATCCTGCAGTTGAAGTCAGACCGGCAGAAGGACAGGTTGATGATCTTTATGGTGAGATCAGGAAAAGAGCCGAGGCGGGTCAAAGGGTATTGGTTACAACCATGACCAAAAGAATGGCGGAGGACCTTACTGAATATTACCGTGACATGGGGATAAAAGTGCGCTATATGCATTCAGATATTAATGCTCTTGAAAGAATGACCATAATAAGGGGATTAAGAACCGGCGAATTCGATGTTTTGATCGGAATCAACCTCTTGAGAGAAGGATTGGATCTGCCTGAAGTGACCCTGGTTGCCATCCTTGATGCAGACAAGGAAGGGTTTTTGCGGTCCGATCGTTCATTGATTCAGACTATCGGAAGGACAGCCCGCAATACCGAGGGCAGAGTTATAATGTATGCGGATGGGATAACATCTTCTATGCGCAGAGCTATTGATGAAACGGAGCGCCGCAGGCGCAAACAGCTGGATTACAATAGAAGGTATGATATTACGCCGAAGACCATTGTGAAGCCGATCCGTTCGCTGATTGAAGCTACAGTTGCGGCAGAAGAGGAAGGTCGCTACCTGGGTGACGGATTTAAGAGAATGGCGCCGGGCGAGCGAAAACAGGCCATAGATAAATTGCGAAAAGAGATGATAGAGGCTTCAAAAGAGCTAGCTTTTGAGCGGGCGGCAGAGTTACGTGATATGATATTCGAACTGGAGAAGCAGTAA
- the rapZ gene encoding RNase adapter RapZ, translated as MRFVIITGLSGAGKSHALNCFEDLGYYCVDNMPPTLIPKFADLFIQSENEKVALVCDMRGAAFFEDLFESLQDLENRNIDYEILFLAADDDVLIRRYKETRRRHPLGSLSLPEAIQKEREVLSELRGRANREIDTSSLKPWELKARIVEIYEPEQRDKNMQIRIISFGFKFGLPMDADLVFDVRFLPNPHYVDHLKPLTGEDDKVKQYLWRWTETSTYFQKLKDLIEFSIPYYLKEGKSNLVIAIGCTGGKHRSVVLADELGQALGSRFNLIIEHRDIHKN; from the coding sequence ATGCGATTTGTCATAATTACCGGGCTTTCAGGTGCAGGGAAGAGTCATGCTTTAAATTGCTTTGAAGACCTGGGATATTACTGTGTTGACAATATGCCTCCAACTTTGATCCCGAAGTTTGCCGATCTATTCATTCAGTCTGAAAATGAAAAAGTTGCCCTGGTTTGTGATATGAGGGGAGCAGCTTTTTTCGAAGATCTTTTTGAATCGCTTCAGGATCTTGAAAATCGTAACATTGATTATGAAATTCTATTTCTAGCTGCAGATGATGATGTGTTGATCCGGCGATATAAAGAAACCAGGCGTCGTCATCCCCTGGGTAGTTTGAGTCTGCCTGAAGCTATTCAAAAAGAACGCGAAGTTTTAAGCGAGTTGAGGGGAAGAGCCAACCGGGAGATAGACACCTCCTCGCTGAAGCCCTGGGAATTGAAAGCCCGGATAGTTGAGATCTATGAACCGGAACAGCGTGATAAAAATATGCAGATCCGGATTATTTCTTTCGGTTTCAAGTTTGGGCTTCCCATGGATGCTGATTTGGTTTTTGATGTGCGATTTTTACCAAACCCCCATTACGTAGATCATTTAAAGCCGCTTACCGGCGAAGACGATAAGGTTAAGCAATATCTCTGGCGATGGACTGAAACATCAACCTATTTTCAAAAGCTGAAGGATCTCATCGAGTTTTCGATCCCTTACTATCTTAAAGAAGGTAAATCCAACCTGGTAATAGCCATCGGCTGTACCGGTGGGAAACACCGATCCGTAGTCTTGGCTGATGAACTGGGCCAGGCTCTTGGCTCCCGGTTCAACCTGATTATAGAACACCGCGATATTCACAAAAACTGA
- a CDS encoding TMEM165/GDT1 family protein, whose translation MFAAAFAAFITIFIAEFGDKTQLVSLAMACRYPPLKVLSGAMVALAAVLGLAVLVGGLIFTAIPHSVVVIISGAVFLIMGIANYLRRDDSAEECKDRNGFLHTMIMVFVAEFGDKTQLAALFLAASFGYPLAVFAGAMVAMFFNHLIAVYLGSRFISRINPKVLKVGTSMVFIIIGLLIIILESGLIG comes from the coding sequence ATGTTTGCTGCAGCATTCGCTGCTTTTATTACTATATTTATAGCTGAATTTGGAGATAAAACGCAACTCGTTTCGCTGGCTATGGCCTGCCGGTACCCTCCGCTGAAAGTTTTGAGCGGGGCCATGGTTGCTCTGGCTGCAGTTCTGGGTTTGGCTGTATTGGTAGGAGGTTTAATATTTACAGCAATTCCACATTCGGTAGTTGTTATAATATCTGGCGCTGTTTTCCTGATCATGGGGATTGCCAATTATCTTCGCAGGGATGATTCTGCAGAGGAATGCAAAGATCGAAATGGTTTTCTGCATACAATGATCATGGTATTTGTTGCTGAGTTTGGAGATAAAACTCAGCTGGCCGCGCTCTTCCTTGCAGCTAGCTTTGGTTATCCACTGGCTGTTTTTGCCGGTGCAATGGTGGCGATGTTCTTTAACCACCTAATTGCTGTTTACCTTGGCAGCCGTTTTATATCCAGGATAAATCCTAAAGTGCTTAAGGTCGGTACAAGTATGGTATTTATCATTATCGGCCTTCTGATTATTATTCTGGAGTCAGGCTTGATAGGATGA
- the uvrA gene encoding excinuclease ABC subunit UvrA, which translates to MTSGEIIIRGAREHNLKNINLNLPRNQFIVFTGLSGSGKSSLAFDTIYAEGQRRYVESLSAYARQFLGQMDKPDLDHIEGLSPAISIDQKTASRNPRSTVGTVTEIYDYIRLLYARIGKPFCPTCKKPISQQTVQQMVDQIITLPEDTRIQVLAPLVRSRKGEYSRLFEDMRRKGYVRVRVDGEVRELEEEINLDKQKKHDIEVVVDRLIVREGIQSRLADSLETALKLSEGLVLIEEVGGNELLFSENFACADCGFSFEEISPRIFSFNSPYGACPECSGLGSRAEFAADLIIPYPELSISEGAVQAWSGQNYYQQFLEAAAKAWGIDLNKPFGELDPEQQEKILYGFSEKINFRYVNMFKRVRFYKKAFPGVLKLLEKRYASTSSEEMRAEMARYMQVKPCPSCSGSRLKPSSLSVMLGGVNIADITALTVDEAAGFFTELQLNSREQHIARQVMKEIGERLQFLCNVGLQYLTLDRTASTLSGGEAQRIRLATQIGSGLTGVIYILDEPSIGLHQRDNARLIGTLKALRDLGNTVLVVEHDEETIRSADHLVDIGPGAGAGGGEIVAQGSLEEIITAPASITGDYLAGRRFVTIPENRRSATDRWLWIRGAAEHNLKDIDVGIPLGLFVCVAGVSGSGKSTLINEILARALARKLHRSREQAGRYRSIEGIEQLDKVIEIDQSPIGRTPRSNPATYTGLFDGIREIFAKTTESKRRGYRPGRFSFNVKGGRCEACRGDGILRIEMHFLPDVYVPCEVCRSKRYNRETLEVRYKDRNIADVLEMTVEEALDFFSAIPKIQRKLQLLYDVGLGYIHLGQPATTLSGGEAQRVKLATELSRRSNGRSLYILDEPTTGLHLDDISKLLIILERLVESGNTVVVIEHNLEVLKRADYLIDLGPEGGDGGGTVVASGTPEEVAACTGSYTGQWLARILAG; encoded by the coding sequence TTGACATCAGGAGAAATAATAATTCGGGGGGCGAGGGAGCATAACCTGAAGAATATTAATCTTAATCTCCCCCGTAACCAATTTATAGTATTTACCGGACTCAGTGGTTCAGGAAAATCTTCACTGGCATTTGATACTATTTATGCTGAAGGACAGCGGCGTTATGTTGAATCCCTTTCAGCTTATGCCCGTCAATTTCTTGGTCAGATGGATAAACCTGATCTCGATCATATTGAAGGGTTATCTCCGGCCATTTCAATTGATCAAAAAACGGCATCTCGTAATCCCCGCTCTACAGTTGGGACAGTTACGGAAATCTATGATTATATTCGGCTGCTCTATGCCCGGATCGGAAAACCATTCTGTCCGACCTGTAAAAAGCCAATCAGCCAGCAAACAGTTCAGCAAATGGTTGATCAGATCATTACCCTGCCGGAAGATACCCGGATTCAGGTTTTAGCCCCGCTGGTCAGAAGTAGAAAAGGCGAGTATTCACGGCTTTTCGAAGACATGCGCCGGAAAGGATATGTCCGGGTACGGGTTGATGGTGAAGTAAGGGAACTGGAAGAAGAAATAAACCTTGATAAACAAAAAAAACATGACATTGAGGTTGTGGTAGATCGCCTGATCGTCCGTGAAGGGATACAATCCCGCCTTGCAGATTCGCTTGAAACAGCACTTAAATTGAGTGAAGGATTAGTTTTAATCGAAGAGGTCGGTGGTAATGAACTTCTTTTCAGTGAAAATTTTGCCTGTGCCGATTGTGGTTTCAGCTTCGAAGAAATCAGCCCCAGAATATTTTCCTTTAACAGCCCTTATGGTGCCTGTCCTGAATGCAGTGGTTTGGGCAGTCGGGCTGAGTTCGCTGCGGATCTGATTATTCCATATCCAGAACTTTCGATCAGTGAAGGAGCGGTCCAGGCCTGGTCGGGGCAGAATTACTACCAACAGTTTCTTGAAGCGGCTGCGAAAGCATGGGGAATAGATCTCAATAAACCATTTGGAGAACTCGATCCTGAACAGCAGGAAAAAATTCTCTATGGTTTTTCAGAAAAAATAAATTTCCGTTATGTAAATATGTTCAAACGGGTTCGCTTTTATAAAAAGGCTTTTCCCGGAGTATTAAAGCTTCTGGAAAAACGGTATGCATCTACCAGTTCCGAGGAAATGCGCGCCGAAATGGCTCGCTACATGCAGGTAAAACCCTGCCCTTCATGTTCCGGAAGCCGTTTGAAACCTTCCAGCCTTTCTGTAATGCTGGGAGGGGTTAATATTGCAGACATTACTGCCTTAACTGTTGATGAGGCGGCTGGTTTTTTCACTGAACTTCAGCTTAATTCACGCGAACAGCATATCGCAAGGCAGGTTATGAAAGAGATCGGAGAAAGGTTGCAATTTTTATGTAATGTGGGGCTTCAGTATTTAACGCTTGATCGCACAGCATCTACTCTATCCGGCGGGGAAGCACAGCGAATCAGGCTGGCAACCCAGATCGGTTCCGGGCTTACCGGGGTTATCTATATCCTTGATGAGCCAAGTATCGGACTCCATCAGCGCGATAATGCCCGTTTAATAGGCACACTTAAAGCGCTAAGAGATCTCGGAAATACTGTATTAGTCGTGGAACATGATGAAGAGACTATTCGTAGCGCTGACCACCTGGTTGATATCGGTCCCGGAGCAGGTGCCGGTGGTGGAGAAATCGTTGCCCAGGGATCTTTGGAAGAAATTATTACCGCGCCTGCGTCTATTACAGGCGATTATCTCGCCGGAAGACGTTTTGTGACTATCCCGGAAAATAGGCGGTCAGCGACTGATCGCTGGTTATGGATCCGTGGAGCTGCCGAGCATAATCTTAAAGATATTGATGTCGGCATTCCGCTCGGTTTATTTGTATGCGTTGCCGGAGTTTCCGGTTCAGGAAAAAGTACCTTGATAAATGAGATTTTGGCCAGGGCTCTTGCCCGTAAACTGCATAGATCGAGAGAACAGGCCGGCCGGTATAGATCCATCGAAGGTATTGAACAGCTCGATAAGGTGATCGAGATTGACCAATCGCCAATCGGCAGAACACCCCGATCAAATCCGGCAACTTACACAGGTCTATTTGACGGTATAAGAGAAATATTTGCCAAGACAACCGAATCAAAACGACGTGGTTACAGGCCAGGCCGGTTTAGTTTTAATGTAAAGGGTGGTCGTTGTGAAGCCTGTCGTGGAGATGGCATACTGCGTATTGAAATGCACTTTCTACCCGATGTTTACGTTCCCTGCGAAGTGTGCCGTAGTAAACGTTATAACCGTGAAACCCTTGAAGTTCGTTATAAAGACAGGAATATAGCCGATGTTTTGGAAATGACAGTCGAAGAAGCACTTGATTTTTTTTCTGCCATACCTAAAATCCAGCGTAAATTACAGCTGCTCTATGATGTTGGCCTGGGATATATTCATTTGGGTCAGCCTGCAACAACTTTGTCAGGTGGTGAAGCCCAGAGAGTTAAACTGGCCACCGAGCTTTCCAGGCGCAGTAATGGCCGCAGTCTCTATATTCTTGATGAACCAACAACCGGGTTGCACCTCGATGATATCAGTAAACTGTTAATTATTTTGGAACGATTGGTTGAAAGCGGTAATACCGTGGTTGTTATCGAACATAATCTGGAAGTGTTGAAGCGGGCTGATTATCTTATAGATCTTGGGCCTGAAGGCGGTGACGGGGGTGGAACAGTTGTTGCCAGCGGCACTCCGGAAGAGGTTGCCGCCTGTACCGGATCTTATACCGGTCAGTGGTTGGCCCGTATTTTGGCTGGGTAA
- the uvrC gene encoding excinuclease ABC subunit UvrC, which produces MIKELKKTVSHFPDLPGVYLLKDKHDKIIYVGKAQSLRNRVRSYLTESPAALPRLKSLQEKLTAIEYIVTDSEVEALILECSLIKEYRPRFNVNLKDDKDYPYMLITPEKYPRLELLRLSQKSGKRGRYIAVPGKKEIRYGPYTDVGSIRETMQFLGTIFPLRRCRQPLDGTPASTRPCLNFQMKRCIAPCRGEDYVSAEEYDNIVRQVMLFLDGRFSDLEQKLKQQMEQAAERQNFEEAAVIRDRLKSLQQVAGYRQKVLLSEKSVDRDIIALSRLGKQSAVTLFQIRGGKLLNRDYFNLTGTVDVEDREVITAFIKSYYSRVDKIPSEIILSVQPADSEILGQWFGNKAKRKVTLKIPVRGGLKKLVELAERNCLLRLEEEEERRMTRIDKPLQDLQELLSLKEPPGRIEAYDISHLRGEETVGAMVVFNNGESSSDDYRFFNIRSAPAGDDYASLREVLLRRVKQNHWQKPDLVLIDGGRGQLSTIKEILQDTIFSDVPLLALAKNPDQLFVENSKQPVLLSADNAMLKLLQRIRNEVHRFAISGHRRRKNRRNIRSVLENIPGVGPVKRKALLEYFGSQERIIQASTEDLQKVPGINHSLAENIFRFFHNRQLQDI; this is translated from the coding sequence TTGATTAAAGAACTGAAAAAAACGGTGAGCCATTTTCCCGATCTACCGGGAGTATACCTGCTGAAGGACAAGCATGATAAGATTATTTATGTAGGGAAGGCTCAATCACTGCGCAATCGGGTTCGATCATATCTTACTGAATCGCCGGCTGCTTTGCCCCGGCTTAAATCCCTGCAGGAAAAGTTGACCGCAATTGAATATATTGTGACTGATTCCGAAGTGGAAGCTTTAATTCTGGAATGCAGCCTGATCAAAGAATATCGCCCCCGTTTTAATGTTAACCTAAAAGATGATAAAGACTACCCTTATATGTTAATCACACCGGAAAAATATCCTCGTCTTGAACTATTAAGGTTATCGCAGAAAAGTGGAAAAAGAGGGCGCTACATCGCTGTACCGGGGAAAAAAGAGATTCGTTATGGTCCCTATACCGATGTTGGCTCAATAAGGGAAACTATGCAGTTTCTCGGGACAATTTTCCCTTTAAGGCGCTGTCGTCAGCCGCTTGACGGAACCCCGGCTTCGACAAGACCCTGTCTGAATTTCCAGATGAAACGATGCATTGCTCCCTGCCGCGGAGAAGATTATGTATCTGCGGAGGAATATGACAACATAGTCAGGCAGGTGATGTTATTTCTGGATGGTCGGTTTTCCGATCTTGAGCAGAAGCTTAAACAGCAGATGGAACAGGCAGCGGAAAGACAGAATTTTGAAGAAGCAGCGGTAATAAGAGATCGGCTAAAGTCTTTGCAGCAGGTTGCCGGATATCGTCAAAAAGTATTGCTATCTGAAAAGAGTGTGGATCGTGATATTATCGCCCTGTCAAGGCTGGGAAAACAGAGTGCTGTTACCCTGTTTCAGATCAGAGGTGGTAAACTTTTGAACAGGGATTATTTTAATTTAACAGGAACTGTTGATGTTGAAGATCGGGAAGTGATCACGGCCTTTATTAAATCCTACTACAGCAGGGTCGATAAAATCCCTTCGGAGATAATTTTATCGGTGCAGCCGGCTGATAGCGAAATTCTGGGGCAGTGGTTCGGAAATAAAGCAAAAAGAAAAGTTACCCTGAAAATTCCAGTTAGAGGTGGCCTGAAAAAGCTTGTTGAATTGGCAGAAAGGAATTGTTTACTCCGGCTGGAAGAGGAAGAAGAACGCCGTATGACCAGGATCGATAAACCTTTACAGGATTTGCAGGAGCTGCTCAGCCTCAAAGAACCGCCGGGAAGAATAGAAGCCTATGATATATCTCACCTGCGGGGAGAAGAAACTGTGGGAGCGATGGTTGTTTTTAATAATGGTGAATCCAGCAGTGATGATTACCGGTTTTTTAACATTCGCAGTGCCCCTGCAGGTGATGATTATGCATCGCTGAGAGAAGTCCTGTTGAGAAGAGTTAAGCAGAACCACTGGCAGAAACCGGACCTTGTTCTTATTGATGGAGGCAGGGGACAGCTCAGTACAATTAAAGAGATCCTTCAGGATACAATCTTTTCTGATGTGCCCCTGCTGGCGTTAGCTAAAAACCCAGACCAGCTTTTCGTTGAAAACAGCAAACAACCTGTGCTTCTGTCGGCTGATAATGCCATGCTGAAACTGCTGCAGCGAATTCGCAATGAAGTTCACCGGTTTGCAATTAGCGGGCACAGGAGGCGCAAAAATCGCCGGAATATCCGATCTGTTTTGGAAAATATTCCTGGTGTGGGGCCGGTAAAGCGAAAAGCATTGCTTGAATATTTTGGCAGCCAGGAAAGAATAATTCAGGCTTCTACCGAAGATCTTCAAAAAGTTCCAGGTATTAACCACTCCCTGGCTGAAAATATCTTCAGGTTTTTTCATAACCGCCAGCTACAAGATATTTAA
- a CDS encoding PDZ domain-containing protein, with amino-acid sequence MEVLLEISRVFMLTYALAFVMPIFWIVLFLVYLQYRRQLLTEKKLFGRAINNLGKQMLTSVGLGAVGGIAASIVLVFLGLSLEQIGLYFIWPVALLLLLLNPRYLCFSYAGGIVALLVLFTRYILTDLFPGLSENLMVEALLKIHIPALLVLIGLLHLIEAFLIYFGAHQGSSPVYLKQESGGVIGAYLLQRFWPIPLVGLLVSVVLQSEIVGVSMPDWWPILQSTIQPGEGQSLQYMVIPVAAGLGYADIAISSSPRERSRFSAKWLAAYSIVLLIIAIASEYYPSLIIIGVILAPVGHEILIIYGKKREEKRPSYYQFTPHGVQLMTVLPGSSAMEAGLQEGDKITGINNMEVNSTRELMTKIDESYFMVFVEGIRDGSHFSVILKKEAGTRTDTGRIYNDQMRPASSSLLLHRCVELGVIPVPEPDSPVYLEARKPDTLGWIRKIKKRIKVMLRIS; translated from the coding sequence ATGGAAGTTCTTCTGGAAATCAGCCGGGTTTTCATGTTGACCTATGCCCTGGCATTCGTGATGCCCATCTTTTGGATAGTTTTATTTCTTGTTTACTTACAATACAGGCGTCAGCTATTAACTGAAAAGAAATTATTCGGCCGGGCAATTAACAATCTGGGCAAACAGATGTTGACATCAGTTGGGCTGGGAGCAGTCGGGGGTATTGCAGCCAGCATAGTCCTTGTATTTCTGGGCCTTTCGCTGGAGCAGATCGGGTTATATTTTATATGGCCTGTGGCTTTATTGTTACTCCTTCTGAATCCCCGATATCTTTGCTTTTCATATGCCGGTGGGATTGTCGCTTTGCTTGTCCTTTTTACCCGTTATATACTGACAGATCTTTTTCCCGGTCTATCAGAAAATCTGATGGTTGAGGCACTGTTAAAAATTCATATACCGGCGCTCCTGGTATTGATTGGTCTTCTGCATCTTATTGAAGCGTTTTTAATTTACTTTGGCGCTCACCAGGGAAGCAGCCCGGTTTACCTGAAACAGGAATCGGGTGGTGTGATTGGAGCATACTTGCTGCAGAGGTTCTGGCCCATACCCCTGGTTGGACTTCTGGTGTCGGTGGTTCTCCAATCGGAGATTGTCGGGGTAAGCATGCCGGACTGGTGGCCTATACTCCAATCGACTATTCAACCCGGTGAAGGCCAGAGCCTGCAGTATATGGTAATTCCGGTAGCTGCCGGCCTGGGGTACGCCGACATTGCTATCTCCTCGTCTCCCCGTGAGAGATCCCGGTTTTCTGCAAAATGGCTTGCAGCCTATAGTATAGTTCTTCTAATCATTGCTATAGCATCAGAATATTATCCTTCGTTGATTATAATAGGAGTGATTTTGGCTCCGGTCGGGCATGAAATCCTTATTATTTATGGGAAAAAAAGAGAAGAAAAAAGGCCTTCTTATTACCAATTCACCCCCCACGGAGTGCAGTTAATGACAGTCTTACCGGGAAGTTCAGCCATGGAAGCAGGTTTGCAGGAAGGAGATAAGATCACCGGAATCAACAATATGGAAGTTAATAGCACCAGGGAATTGATGACAAAAATTGATGAAAGTTATTTCATGGTTTTTGTTGAAGGGATAAGGGATGGCAGTCATTTCTCGGTTATTTTAAAAAAAGAAGCTGGAACGAGAACTGATACAGGTAGAATTTATAATGATCAAATGAGGCCAGCTTCTTCCTCTTTATTACTTCACAGATGTGTAGAATTAGGAGTAATTCCGGTTCCCGAACCTGACTCGCCGGTTTATCTCGAAGCGAGAAAACCTGATACGCTGGGCTGGATCAGAAAAATAAAGAAGAGAATTAAAGTGATGCTCAGGATTTCCTGA
- the whiA gene encoding DNA-binding protein WhiA, which yields MSLTRQVKEELTRREELLDCCSSWELKALLLRHGYYTIRRNVHILSIAVDDSIVARRLFNLLRQAGVATPVIVRQQEKRLGKNKFLVQVPGAEQIDALLVYLDLKEAGCHIGFFRRSSAVPRRNCCLKAFLRGLFLAGGSISVSRKSGYHLELNCGSFEDAQVYKRILESFNLVPIIRRRSGSVFIYFKSAEAVADFLRIIGAGGTLLKLESMRVVSSMRNQVNRLVNCETANLEKVIASSRHQLDIIDQVDALIGLNNITPSLREAAAARRRFPEASLKELGEMLEPPASKSAMNHRFRQLEKILEKKSG from the coding sequence GTGTCTTTGACCAGGCAGGTAAAAGAGGAACTGACCAGGCGGGAAGAGCTGCTCGACTGCTGTAGCTCCTGGGAACTTAAGGCATTGTTACTTAGGCACGGGTACTATACTATTCGGAGAAATGTCCATATTCTCAGCATTGCGGTTGATGACAGCATTGTCGCCCGCAGGTTATTCAACCTTCTAAGGCAGGCCGGGGTTGCAACCCCGGTTATAGTCAGACAGCAGGAAAAAAGGTTGGGTAAAAACAAATTTCTTGTTCAGGTCCCCGGGGCGGAGCAGATAGATGCCCTGCTGGTTTACCTTGACTTAAAAGAGGCCGGATGTCACATCGGTTTTTTTAGAAGATCTTCGGCTGTCCCAAGACGAAATTGCTGCTTGAAAGCATTTCTGCGTGGACTTTTTTTAGCCGGGGGCAGTATCAGTGTATCAAGAAAATCGGGTTATCATCTTGAATTAAACTGCGGCAGTTTTGAAGATGCCCAGGTTTACAAGCGGATCCTGGAATCATTTAACCTGGTGCCCATAATCAGAAGGCGCAGCGGTTCTGTCTTTATATATTTCAAAAGTGCTGAAGCAGTCGCCGACTTCTTGCGCATAATAGGTGCCGGCGGAACATTATTGAAGTTAGAGAGCATGCGTGTAGTTAGCAGTATGCGGAACCAGGTTAACCGCCTTGTTAATTGTGAAACTGCTAATCTGGAGAAGGTAATTGCTTCTTCACGACACCAGCTTGATATTATTGATCAAGTGGATGCTCTGATCGGTTTAAACAATATCACACCATCTCTCAGGGAAGCCGCTGCTGCCCGCAGGCGTTTTCCTGAAGCCTCACTCAAAGAACTTGGTGAGATGCTTGAACCTCCTGCAAGCAAATCTGCAATGAATCATCGGTTCAGGCAGCTTGAAAAGATCCTGGAGAAAAAATCTGGGTAG